The following proteins come from a genomic window of Pararhodobacter sp.:
- a CDS encoding glycosyltransferase, with translation MPSLLMLSPAPIIETMGGDVVLDVKFVEGMKLHCQLWPGQVRCVLWRGEYTIDDPMRYSVAQLGFELIVLDRGTPVPAMLLDESSLVYCSADDLRHLNLPKAMRGRFGKLVYTVEQALTGRLAAGFARHAKVRQRIGSAVYNLRNEWQLRRALAGADGLHFNGYPAKQAYGRLTERTLHYLDNRIRTPMLARPAEQETRAAYLRSGAPLRLAWFGMMTPESRVLDFLPVAHLLAARGMNFTFDLFGTGPDEARLRDGIAALGLSDHLRLHEPQGFDARLVPRLRQDADIFLSARRLPTPLSAYVEALGCGLPILGTKNAMLRRLVSDSHAGWLVRKGRAGNMVRAIERLDQDREQIIAASAKAVDFARANSFETVFARRMNDLRDIAHAENP, from the coding sequence ATGCCATCCCTTCTGATGCTCTCGCCCGCCCCGATTATCGAAACCATGGGCGGCGATGTGGTCCTTGATGTCAAGTTTGTCGAGGGCATGAAGCTGCATTGCCAATTGTGGCCGGGTCAGGTGCGCTGTGTCTTGTGGCGTGGCGAGTATACCATTGATGACCCGATGCGCTATTCCGTCGCGCAGCTTGGGTTTGAATTGATCGTGCTGGATCGCGGCACGCCCGTGCCTGCTATGCTGCTTGATGAATCGTCGCTGGTCTATTGCTCGGCAGATGATCTGCGCCATCTGAACCTGCCCAAAGCCATGCGCGGGCGGTTTGGCAAACTGGTCTATACGGTCGAACAGGCACTGACAGGCCGCTTGGCGGCGGGTTTTGCACGGCATGCCAAAGTGCGGCAGCGCATCGGCTCGGCGGTGTATAACCTGCGCAATGAATGGCAGTTGCGGCGCGCGTTGGCCGGGGCGGACGGGCTGCATTTCAACGGTTACCCCGCGAAACAGGCCTATGGGCGCCTGACCGAACGCACGTTGCACTATCTTGATAACCGCATCCGCACCCCGATGCTGGCCCGCCCGGCCGAGCAAGAAACCCGCGCCGCGTATCTGCGCTCTGGCGCACCGCTCAGGCTGGCGTGGTTCGGCATGATGACGCCGGAATCCCGGGTGCTCGATTTCCTGCCGGTCGCGCATCTTCTGGCGGCGCGTGGGATGAACTTTACATTTGATCTGTTTGGCACGGGTCCGGATGAGGCGCGGTTGCGCGATGGTATCGCCGCGCTGGGCCTGTCGGATCACCTGCGACTGCACGAGCCCCAGGGCTTCGATGCGCGCCTCGTTCCCCGGTTGCGCCAGGACGCCGATATCTTTCTGTCGGCGCGTCGCCTGCCGACCCCGTTGAGCGCCTATGTCGAGGCGCTGGGCTGCGGATTGCCGATTCTGGGCACCAAGAACGCCATGCTGCGCCGCTTGGTTTCAGACTCGCATGCCGGCTGGCTGGTCCGCAAGGGCCGCGCGGGCAACATGGTGCGGGCCATCGAGCGGCTGGATCAGGACCGCGAACAGATCATCGCCGCCTCGGCCAAGGCGGTGGACTTTGCCCGCGCAAACAGTTTCGAGACGGTTTTCGCGCGTCGCATGAACGATCTGCGCGACATCGCTCACGCGGAAAACCCTTAA
- the gph gene encoding phosphoglycolate phosphatase (PGP is an essential enzyme in the glycolate salvage pathway in higher organisms (photorespiration in plants). Phosphoglycolate results from the oxidase activity of RubisCO in the Calvin cycle when concentrations of carbon dioxide are low relative to oxygen. This enzyme is a member of the Haloacid Dehalogenase (HAD) superfamily of aspartate-nucleophile hydrolase enzymes (PF00702).) — MNIIFDLDGTLIDSAPDIHAAGNAALAAEGLPGVSPEQARSFIGKGAGVFVERLEAAVVDRPDPARVARMRAAFSAQYEIAHALTRIYPGVEAALAKLGGSGWRLGLCTNKPLRPTHTVLAHFGWSEMFEVVIGGDSLPVHKPDPAPLRAVIEAMPAGPVVYVGDSEVDAETAQRAGVPFALYTEGYRKTPVATIPHDMRFSDWAELPGIAAALIR; from the coding sequence ATGAACATCATCTTTGACCTCGACGGCACGCTGATCGACAGCGCACCCGATATTCACGCGGCGGGCAACGCGGCGCTGGCCGCCGAGGGGTTGCCCGGCGTCTCGCCCGAACAAGCGCGCAGCTTTATTGGCAAGGGTGCCGGTGTCTTTGTCGAACGGCTGGAGGCAGCGGTGGTCGATCGGCCCGACCCGGCGCGCGTGGCCCGGATGCGCGCGGCGTTTTCCGCGCAATATGAGATCGCGCACGCCCTGACGCGGATTTATCCCGGCGTTGAGGCGGCCCTGGCAAAGCTGGGCGGGTCTGGTTGGCGATTGGGCCTTTGCACCAACAAGCCCTTGCGGCCAACGCACACCGTTCTGGCGCATTTCGGCTGGTCAGAGATGTTCGAGGTGGTGATTGGTGGCGACAGCCTGCCGGTTCACAAGCCAGACCCGGCCCCGCTGCGCGCGGTGATCGAGGCCATGCCCGCTGGTCCGGTGGTCTACGTCGGCGACAGCGAGGTGGACGCCGAAACGGCGCAGCGCGCGGGCGTGCCCTTTGCCCTGTACACCGAAGGCTACCGCAAGACCCCGGTTGCCACGATCCCGCATGACATGCGGTTCAGCGACTGGGCCGAACTGCCCGGCATCGCGGCGGCGCTGATCCGTTAA
- a CDS encoding MFS transporter, translated as MTTKAPLFTPVLIGGCLILMVGFAIRAAFGVFQIPIAEEFGWLRAEFSLAIAIQNLAWGIGQPLFGALAEKFGDRRAIILGALAYAAGLLLSSFAVTPGAHQMLEILVGFGIAGTGFGVILAVVGRAASDEHRSLTLGIATAAGSLGQVFGPPLAEILLGYFPWQTVFVIFAAMILSTLLFLPLLRSPNVASRAELEQSMGKALTQAFRDPSFTLIAAGFFSCGYQLGFITAHFPAMVTEMCGAISPDGYLAALGVTTTSALGAVAIGVIGLANIIGTLTAAWAGKRWRKKYLLAGIYVARTIVAAGFIVMPMTPASVLIFSMLMGSLWLATVPLTSGLVAHIYGLRYMGTLYGLVFLSHQVGSFMGVWLGGRLYDIYGNYNLVWWVGIGVGAFSAVVHLPIRERQLNLVPT; from the coding sequence ATGACCACAAAAGCCCCCTTGTTCACGCCGGTCCTGATTGGCGGCTGTCTGATCCTGATGGTCGGATTCGCGATCCGTGCCGCGTTTGGCGTGTTTCAGATCCCGATTGCCGAGGAATTCGGCTGGCTGCGCGCTGAATTTTCCTTGGCGATTGCCATTCAGAACCTGGCTTGGGGCATCGGGCAGCCGCTCTTTGGCGCGCTGGCCGAGAAATTCGGCGACCGCCGGGCGATCATTCTGGGCGCGCTGGCTTATGCGGCGGGCTTGCTGCTGTCATCCTTTGCGGTGACACCCGGCGCGCATCAGATGCTGGAGATCCTTGTGGGGTTTGGCATTGCCGGCACCGGGTTTGGCGTCATTCTGGCGGTGGTGGGCCGCGCCGCGTCGGATGAGCACCGCAGCCTGACCCTGGGAATCGCCACGGCGGCGGGGTCTTTGGGGCAGGTGTTCGGCCCACCGCTGGCCGAGATCCTGCTGGGCTATTTCCCGTGGCAAACGGTCTTCGTGATCTTTGCCGCGATGATCCTGTCCACTTTGTTGTTCCTGCCCCTGCTGCGCTCGCCCAATGTCGCCTCCCGCGCCGAGTTGGAGCAATCCATGGGCAAGGCGCTGACACAGGCCTTTCGTGACCCGTCGTTTACGCTGATCGCGGCGGGGTTCTTTTCTTGCGGCTATCAACTGGGGTTCATCACCGCGCATTTCCCGGCGATGGTCACCGAGATGTGCGGCGCGATCTCGCCCGACGGCTACCTTGCAGCGCTGGGCGTCACCACGACGTCGGCGCTGGGCGCGGTGGCCATCGGGGTGATCGGTCTGGCGAATATCATCGGCACGCTGACCGCCGCCTGGGCCGGGAAACGCTGGCGCAAGAAATATCTGCTGGCGGGGATCTATGTCGCGCGCACCATCGTGGCCGCCGGGTTCATCGTGATGCCCATGACCCCGGCTTCGGTGCTGATCTTTTCCATGCTGATGGGGTCGTTGTGGCTGGCGACCGTGCCGCTGACCTCGGGGCTTGTCGCGCATATCTACGGGCTGCGCTATATGGGCACGCTTTATGGCCTGGTGTTTCTGAGCCATCAGGTCGGCAGCTTCATGGGCGTCTGGCTGGGCGGGCGGCTTTACGATATTTACGGCAATTACAATCTGGTCTGGTGGGTCGGCATCGGCGTTGGCGCGTTTTCAGCCGTGGTGCATCTGCCGATCCGTGAACGACAATTGAACCTGGTACCGACATGA